One Persicobacter psychrovividus DNA window includes the following coding sequences:
- the ruvA gene encoding Holliday junction branch migration protein RuvA — protein MIAYIRGRLAEKEPTYVVIETAGIGYNIRISLNTYDRLKDQKEEVRLATYLQVKEDSHTLFGFFDISEKKLFTQLISVNGVGANTAMVMLSSMEVKALKEAIVAEDVKTVQKIKGIGAKTAQRIILELKDKFIKEGLEAPAGGTTAKGSQVQEEALMALTTLGIPKATAEKSIATIIKKHGSDVTVEDIIKLALKN, from the coding sequence ATGATTGCATATATCCGAGGTCGTTTGGCCGAAAAAGAGCCTACCTATGTAGTAATTGAAACTGCAGGGATAGGTTATAATATCCGTATTTCACTGAATACTTATGATCGCCTAAAGGACCAAAAAGAGGAAGTTCGACTGGCCACTTACCTGCAGGTAAAAGAAGATTCACATACCCTGTTTGGCTTTTTCGACATCTCTGAAAAAAAGCTTTTCACCCAGCTGATCAGTGTTAATGGCGTCGGAGCAAATACCGCTATGGTCATGCTTTCTTCCATGGAAGTTAAAGCCCTAAAGGAGGCCATTGTAGCGGAGGATGTAAAAACCGTGCAAAAAATTAAGGGGATTGGCGCAAAAACTGCCCAGAGAATCATCCTTGAGCTTAAGGACAAATTTATTAAAGAAGGCCTGGAAGCGCCTGCTGGAGGCACTACAGCCAAAGGCTCACAAGTTCAAGAAGAGGCCCTGATGGCCCTGACCACCCTCGGCATTCCGAAAGCTACTGCCGAAAAAAGCATCGCGACGATCATCAAAAAGCATGGAAGTGATGTTACTGTCGAAGACATCATCAAATTGGCGCTTAAGAACTAA
- a CDS encoding secondary thiamine-phosphate synthase enzyme YjbQ, with translation MQYFQTTLQLKEYPRGFHLITDQIIQAMPEIRQIKTGLLHLFIQHTSASISLNENADPTVRTDLEAFINKLVPEHTPYFEHTYEGPDDMPAHIKASLIGSNITIPIKDGSLCLGTWQGVYLGEHRNYGGQRRVMITVHGQ, from the coding sequence ATGCAGTACTTTCAAACGACACTTCAGCTCAAAGAATACCCTCGCGGATTTCACCTGATTACCGATCAGATTATTCAGGCCATGCCGGAGATCAGACAAATAAAAACAGGGCTCCTTCACCTGTTTATTCAACATACATCTGCCAGTATATCGCTCAATGAAAATGCCGACCCGACTGTCCGTACCGACCTCGAAGCGTTCATCAACAAACTCGTTCCTGAACATACGCCATACTTCGAGCACACCTACGAAGGTCCCGATGACATGCCTGCACACATTAAAGCTTCATTAATCGGATCAAATATAACTATTCCAATAAAAGACGGCTCACTATGCCTCGGTACATGGCAAGGGGTCTATCTTGGCGAGCATCGGAATTATGGAGGGCAAAGGCGAGTTATGATCACGGTGCATGGTCAGTAA
- a CDS encoding helix-hairpin-helix domain-containing protein: MRFFNKFKDHFELTSTQASAVLALHILLVACLFCAPILSKSSKELAQYAGIIPTPQPPTALLKIKESLKQDSLFLFNPNDVTDLQMRQLGFAPESRKHLTNYRNKGGQFRYKKDLLKITKIDTAMLHKLQAFVQLPEYKTKSAKLKYKPFPKQKPKAKKWTLDLNTADAEALQKIPYIGAKRAKIIINYRKALGGYHHISQLEEVYGMDEKSIAFIHKHGRIATVKIAPISINRAEFKALLRHPYLEYEMVKTICNQREDFPFTNIAHLQSVLEWDDQKTQMARPYFSFD, from the coding sequence ATGCGCTTTTTTAATAAATTCAAGGATCATTTTGAGCTGACCTCCACGCAAGCTTCTGCTGTTTTGGCACTCCACATTCTGTTGGTTGCTTGTCTGTTTTGTGCACCAATCCTCAGTAAATCAAGTAAAGAGCTCGCCCAGTACGCCGGTATTATACCAACACCACAGCCCCCCACCGCACTACTGAAAATTAAAGAATCATTAAAGCAGGACAGCCTGTTTCTCTTCAACCCCAATGACGTTACCGACCTCCAAATGCGGCAATTAGGCTTTGCCCCCGAAAGCAGAAAACACCTCACCAATTACCGCAACAAAGGGGGACAATTTCGATATAAAAAAGACCTGCTGAAGATCACGAAAATTGACACCGCCATGCTCCACAAACTACAGGCCTTTGTGCAGCTCCCTGAGTATAAAACAAAATCAGCCAAGCTAAAATATAAGCCCTTTCCCAAACAGAAACCGAAAGCTAAAAAATGGACACTCGACCTCAATACCGCTGATGCCGAAGCCCTGCAAAAAATCCCCTACATAGGTGCCAAAAGAGCTAAAATTATCATTAATTATCGAAAGGCCCTTGGCGGCTACCACCATATCAGTCAGCTTGAGGAAGTCTATGGCATGGATGAGAAGAGTATCGCTTTCATTCACAAGCATGGGCGCATCGCCACCGTAAAAATCGCCCCTATTTCAATCAATCGAGCAGAATTTAAAGCTTTGCTTCGGCATCCATACCTGGAATACGAAATGGTAAAAACCATATGTAACCAACGCGAAGATTTCCCATTCACCAATATTGCCCACTTACAAAGCGTCCTTGAATGGGACGATCAAAAAACACAAATGGCCCGTCCGTATTTCAGCTTTGATTGA
- a CDS encoding riboflavin synthase has translation MFTGIIEQLGTIKEIIREQSNAVIKIESALAPELKIDQSLAHNGVCLTVTELDGNTSTVVAVDETLKKTALGQLKTGDFVNLERAMASGGRYDGHIVQGHVDQIGTCTQVQEVDGSWLYDFEYDPSTGNFCVEKGSITINGVSLTVFNTEEKGKFRVTIIPYTHEHTNFRTLKAGDTVNLEFDILGKYVQRLFEGGYQDFLMEKLKSKQ, from the coding sequence ATGTTTACAGGAATTATTGAACAACTTGGGACCATCAAAGAGATCATCAGGGAGCAATCCAATGCCGTGATCAAGATTGAATCGGCTTTGGCTCCTGAGCTGAAGATTGACCAGAGTCTTGCCCATAATGGGGTTTGCCTTACGGTCACTGAATTGGATGGAAATACCTCTACGGTAGTTGCGGTGGACGAAACATTGAAGAAAACAGCACTCGGCCAGTTGAAGACAGGAGATTTCGTTAACCTTGAGCGTGCAATGGCTTCTGGCGGACGATATGATGGACATATTGTTCAGGGGCATGTGGACCAGATTGGTACTTGTACGCAAGTTCAGGAGGTTGACGGTTCGTGGTTATATGATTTTGAGTATGATCCTTCTACGGGAAATTTCTGTGTAGAAAAAGGCTCAATCACCATTAATGGGGTCAGCCTGACCGTTTTTAATACTGAAGAAAAAGGGAAATTCCGTGTCACCATCATCCCTTACACGCACGAGCACACCAACTTCAGAACATTGAAAGCGGGAGATACTGTAAACCTTGAGTTTGATATTTTGGGAAAATATGTCCAGCGACTTTTCGAAGGTGGTTATCAGGATTTTCTAATGGAAAAATTAAAATCAAAGCAATAA
- a CDS encoding glycosyltransferase family protein gives MRFIFLVQIEGRGHMTQAMQMKNLLERAGHEVVHVFLGKGKRRAAPPYFEPHFTCPVERIHSPNFITDRHRKRIRVVRSALKSCLYLGQYFRSCQRIHQVSTEKKADAIISFCDFLGGCYQKLFQPKSKLITVGHQFLATHPDFPHLPHRQFERWMYQLSNYFMGWGADLKIALSFAPYAPLPTESKTIICPPLLRDDLPTASQHAEDYFLAYVVNDGYADDIMTWQSQHPEVCIHLFSDRKTWKAPHSPQPNLTCHPLNASSFLEKMSRCKGLITTAGFESVTEAMHLGKKVFMVPVARQYEQATNAIDAQNAGAGITADHFDIQLLIDHLQVAASSENPQRQWFSLAEEQILKGLGGLWHKREHLRI, from the coding sequence ATGCGCTTCATTTTCCTGGTACAGATTGAAGGGCGAGGGCACATGACCCAAGCCATGCAAATGAAAAACCTGCTTGAAAGGGCAGGGCACGAGGTGGTACATGTGTTTTTGGGAAAAGGAAAGCGAAGAGCTGCCCCCCCTTATTTTGAACCGCATTTTACGTGCCCAGTAGAGCGGATCCACAGCCCCAACTTTATCACTGACCGCCACCGAAAACGAATCCGTGTGGTTCGGTCTGCCCTGAAATCATGCCTGTATTTGGGGCAATATTTTCGCAGTTGCCAACGCATTCATCAGGTCAGCACCGAGAAAAAAGCCGATGCCATCATCAGTTTTTGTGATTTCCTCGGTGGGTGCTACCAGAAGCTCTTTCAGCCCAAATCGAAACTAATCACCGTCGGGCACCAGTTCCTGGCCACTCACCCCGACTTCCCACACTTACCACACCGACAGTTTGAGCGTTGGATGTATCAGCTGAGCAACTATTTTATGGGTTGGGGTGCCGACCTCAAAATTGCCCTTTCTTTTGCTCCTTACGCACCTTTGCCCACCGAAAGCAAGACCATCATTTGTCCGCCACTTTTACGGGACGACTTACCCACAGCAAGCCAGCATGCCGAAGACTATTTTCTGGCCTACGTCGTCAATGATGGTTACGCTGATGATATCATGACCTGGCAAAGCCAACATCCTGAGGTTTGTATTCACTTATTTTCTGATCGGAAAACATGGAAAGCCCCTCACTCACCTCAGCCGAACCTCACTTGCCACCCCTTGAATGCTTCGTCATTTCTCGAAAAAATGAGCCGATGCAAAGGGCTGATTACCACCGCAGGATTTGAGTCAGTAACAGAAGCCATGCACCTGGGCAAAAAGGTGTTCATGGTGCCCGTTGCACGCCAATACGAGCAAGCCACCAATGCCATAGATGCCCAAAATGCAGGGGCAGGAATTACCGCTGACCATTTTGACATTCAGTTGCTGATCGATCACCTGCAGGTAGCTGCCTCCTCAGAAAACCCTCAACGCCAATGGTTCAGCCTTGCTGAAGAACAAATACTAAAAGGCCTTGGCGGGCTGTGGCACAAGCGGGAACACCTTCGCATTTAA